In Qipengyuania psychrotolerans, one DNA window encodes the following:
- a CDS encoding 2Fe-2S iron-sulfur cluster-binding protein has translation MKVHFTRGEGKSAQVVEAAAGDNLLRVAQAAGMPLEGTCEGQMACSTCHVIVDAEWFGRLPEATEEEEDMLDLAAGVRRTSRLSCQITLDESLDGLTVAIPPESQDMSR, from the coding sequence GTGAAGGTCCATTTCACCCGAGGCGAAGGCAAGTCGGCGCAGGTCGTCGAAGCCGCAGCAGGCGACAATCTCCTGCGTGTTGCGCAGGCCGCCGGTATGCCTCTCGAGGGGACGTGCGAAGGCCAGATGGCTTGTTCAACGTGTCATGTTATCGTGGACGCGGAATGGTTTGGCCGCTTGCCTGAAGCCACCGAAGAGGAGGAGGATATGCTCGACCTCGCAGCAGGCGTCAGGCGGACCAGCCGCCTGTCTTGCCAGATCACCCTCGACGAGAGCCTGGACGGGCTGACCGTCGCGATCCCGCCCGAGAGCCAGGATATGAGCCGATAA
- a CDS encoding DUF418 domain-containing protein encodes MTNIDRAVTTAPVSKQDRIGSLDVLRGVAVFGILLMNISAFGLVWQAYGNPNAAGGSVGLNLLLFKIMNVGFEGTMRGTFSILFGAGIYLMTERMENAGAGLTTAEIHFRRMTWLMIFGFIHWSLLLWTGEILFAYSLCGFVLFAFRKIVPIKQFALGIAALLIAAFWLNQDYHEMVGLAEQAQVAETQVAAGQSLSPEQQMALDKWNEEVSHVIPTEESNAMFEGWHEGSYLDAVTGMWDFNVEFQWKGAPFWLLFDMMPFMLIGMALLKWDVLSAARSVGFYAGAAILGYGIGITLGLYEYSLLEAGDFGPVAGAEAGRTYQFSRLAMVAGHIGLILLIVKLGLLRWLQKGLAAAGQMALTNYIGQTLICTLLFYDFGFGLYGAFERYQLYLLVLTIAAVEMVFSVIWLRTYRFGPLEWVWRSLTYWKPQPMRKGGDGPVPGQMLGAT; translated from the coding sequence ATGACCAATATTGACCGCGCCGTAACAACAGCACCCGTCAGCAAACAGGACCGGATCGGCTCGCTCGATGTGCTCCGCGGCGTGGCCGTTTTCGGCATCCTGTTGATGAACATTTCTGCATTCGGTCTCGTGTGGCAGGCCTATGGAAATCCCAATGCCGCAGGGGGATCGGTCGGGCTCAACCTGCTCCTGTTCAAGATAATGAATGTCGGGTTCGAAGGCACTATGCGCGGAACCTTCTCCATTCTTTTTGGCGCCGGCATCTACCTGATGACCGAGCGCATGGAAAACGCCGGGGCGGGCCTGACCACCGCAGAAATCCATTTCCGGCGAATGACATGGCTGATGATTTTCGGCTTTATTCACTGGTCGCTGCTCTTGTGGACGGGCGAGATACTGTTCGCCTACTCGCTTTGCGGCTTCGTGCTTTTTGCTTTCCGCAAGATCGTCCCGATCAAGCAATTCGCACTGGGCATCGCGGCCCTGCTGATCGCAGCGTTCTGGCTCAATCAGGATTACCACGAGATGGTTGGCCTGGCCGAACAGGCCCAGGTTGCCGAAACGCAGGTCGCGGCCGGGCAAAGCCTGAGTCCAGAACAGCAGATGGCGCTAGACAAGTGGAACGAGGAGGTTTCCCATGTCATTCCGACCGAGGAATCCAACGCCATGTTCGAAGGATGGCACGAGGGATCCTACCTGGATGCGGTGACCGGAATGTGGGATTTCAACGTCGAATTCCAATGGAAAGGCGCACCATTCTGGCTGTTGTTCGACATGATGCCCTTCATGTTGATCGGCATGGCCCTGTTGAAATGGGATGTACTCTCTGCTGCGCGGAGTGTCGGGTTCTACGCAGGCGCGGCAATCCTGGGCTATGGCATCGGAATCACGCTGGGCCTTTATGAGTACAGCCTTCTTGAAGCGGGAGACTTTGGCCCGGTTGCAGGCGCAGAAGCTGGCCGGACTTACCAGTTCAGCCGACTAGCAATGGTCGCTGGACACATCGGGCTGATCCTGCTGATCGTGAAACTGGGCCTCCTGCGGTGGCTTCAGAAAGGCCTTGCGGCCGCGGGGCAGATGGCGCTCACCAACTACATTGGCCAAACACTCATCTGTACGCTCCTGTTCTATGATTTCGGATTCGGCCTCTACGGCGCATTCGAACGTTACCAGCTTTACCTGCTGGTCCTGACGATCGCCGCTGTCGAAATGGTATTCAGCGTTATCTGGCTGCGCACCTACCGTTTCGGACCGCTCGAATGGGTGTGGCGTTCGCTGACCTACTGGAAACCGCAGCCGATGCGGAAAGGCGGCGATGGACCGGTGCCCGGACAGATGCTCGGCGCGACCTGA
- a CDS encoding type 1 glutamine amidotransferase domain-containing protein has protein sequence MTKRIMILATNGFEQSELMKPKANLEDAGFETTVVSLEKGEIKGWDEKNWGDSVAVDKTVDEISSCEGYDALLLPGGQMNPDILRMNNKAIDIVKMFASTNKPIAAICHAPWLLVEADLIKDKTVTAWPSVRTDLKNAGANVIDQEVAVDGNLITSRNPDDIPAFSKALIEMLGENVKKRELESA, from the coding sequence ATGACAAAGCGGATCATGATCCTCGCCACCAACGGTTTTGAACAGTCGGAACTGATGAAACCGAAGGCCAATCTGGAAGACGCCGGTTTCGAGACCACTGTCGTGAGTCTCGAAAAGGGCGAAATCAAGGGTTGGGATGAAAAGAACTGGGGCGACAGCGTCGCGGTCGACAAGACGGTCGACGAGATTTCCAGTTGCGAAGGCTATGACGCCCTGCTGTTGCCAGGCGGTCAGATGAACCCCGATATCCTGCGCATGAACAACAAGGCGATCGATATCGTCAAGATGTTCGCCTCGACCAATAAGCCCATCGCCGCGATCTGCCATGCACCGTGGCTGCTCGTGGAAGCAGACCTCATCAAGGACAAGACCGTGACCGCATGGCCGTCGGTCCGCACCGATCTCAAGAATGCCGGCGCCAATGTCATCGACCAGGAAGTGGCCGTGGATGGCAATCTGATCACCAGCCGCAATCCGGACGATATTCCCGCATTCAGCAAAGCATTGATCGAAATGCTTGGAGAGAACGTCAAGAAGCGCGAGCTTGAAAGCGCGTAA
- the parC gene encoding DNA topoisomerase IV subunit A, with amino-acid sequence MATTDLDDSGADPFDAIVDAPFDSALSERYLVYALSTITARSLPDLRDGLKPVHRRLLWAMRQLKLNPTDAYKKSARVVGDVIGKYHPHGDQSVYDAMVRLAQDFSLRYPLVDGQGNFGNIDGDNAAAYRYTEARLTKTALRLMEGLDEGTVDFIPTYNGEEQEPEIFPGLFPNLLANGSSGIAVGMATNIPSHNVAEVVDATLEIIDNPHVEHARLMQLFKGPDFATGGVVPESAETISAAYETGRGSFRVRGRFHAAEAEKPEDVAAGIERLGGGQWQLVISEIPYQVAKGKLIEQIAQAIADKKLPILEDVRDESDTAVRIVLVPRSRNVDPELLKESIYKLTDMETRFGLNLNVLDHTRTPMVMGLKELLDNWIVSQIDILQRRSQHRLDQIARRLELVEGYIIAFLNLDRVIEIIRTEDEPKPVMMKEFGLNDRQVEAILNMRLRSLRKLEEMQLRGEKDDLLKEKDELDKLLGSPARQRTRLKRDLNQLRKEYAEDTALGARRTTIEEAAPAVEFSMDAMIEKEPVTVILSQKGWVRGAKGHLPLDQEFKYKEGDAEAFVLHAQTTDKLLLVGADGRVFTLGADKLPGARGFGEPVRNTLDIDASTQIVSVIVHREGQEVLLAASTGKGFAASTESMLAETRKGRQVVNLKDGAKLVVARPIASGHDHVAVVGDNRKLVVFNLEEMPRLAKGQGVKLQSYRDGGLSDATTFTLEEGLSWTMGGKGDRTRTEGDMWQWKVARGGAGRLPPQGFPRDNTFG; translated from the coding sequence ATGGCTACTACCGATCTCGATGATTCCGGCGCCGATCCGTTCGACGCCATCGTTGATGCCCCGTTCGATTCCGCGCTTTCGGAACGGTATCTCGTCTATGCGCTGAGCACGATTACCGCGCGCTCGCTGCCTGATCTTCGGGACGGGCTTAAGCCGGTCCATCGCCGCCTGCTGTGGGCGATGCGCCAGCTCAAGCTGAACCCGACCGATGCGTACAAGAAATCGGCCCGCGTGGTCGGCGACGTTATCGGTAAGTACCATCCGCATGGCGACCAGTCTGTTTATGATGCCATGGTGCGCCTGGCGCAGGATTTCTCGCTGCGTTATCCGCTTGTCGACGGGCAGGGGAACTTCGGCAATATCGACGGCGATAACGCCGCAGCCTATCGTTATACAGAAGCGCGCTTGACGAAGACGGCGCTGCGCCTGATGGAAGGCCTCGACGAAGGTACCGTCGATTTTATCCCGACCTACAACGGGGAAGAGCAGGAGCCGGAAATTTTTCCGGGTCTCTTCCCCAACCTTCTCGCCAATGGTTCCAGCGGCATCGCCGTGGGCATGGCGACCAATATTCCGTCGCATAACGTGGCGGAAGTGGTCGATGCCACGCTGGAGATTATCGACAATCCCCATGTCGAACATGCGCGATTGATGCAGCTGTTTAAAGGACCGGACTTCGCGACTGGCGGCGTCGTGCCGGAAAGCGCGGAGACGATCTCTGCGGCTTATGAAACCGGACGCGGGTCCTTCCGTGTTCGCGGACGTTTCCATGCTGCAGAAGCCGAAAAGCCCGAAGACGTCGCTGCCGGAATCGAACGGCTGGGCGGCGGTCAGTGGCAATTGGTCATCAGCGAAATCCCCTATCAGGTCGCCAAGGGCAAGCTGATCGAGCAGATTGCGCAAGCGATTGCCGACAAGAAGCTGCCCATTCTCGAAGATGTGCGCGACGAAAGCGATACGGCCGTGCGCATTGTGCTGGTTCCGCGCAGTCGTAATGTCGATCCGGAACTCCTCAAGGAAAGCATCTACAAACTGACCGACATGGAGACCCGCTTCGGGCTCAACCTGAATGTCCTCGATCATACGCGCACGCCGATGGTCATGGGGCTCAAGGAACTGCTGGATAACTGGATCGTCAGCCAGATCGACATCCTCCAGCGGCGCAGCCAGCACCGGCTGGACCAGATCGCCCGGCGGCTGGAGCTTGTTGAAGGCTACATCATTGCCTTCCTCAACCTTGACCGCGTGATCGAGATCATCCGTACCGAGGATGAGCCCAAGCCGGTGATGATGAAGGAATTCGGGCTCAACGACCGGCAAGTCGAAGCCATCCTCAACATGCGCCTGCGGTCCTTGCGCAAGCTGGAAGAAATGCAGCTTCGCGGCGAAAAGGACGATTTGCTCAAGGAAAAGGACGAGCTGGACAAGCTGCTCGGCTCGCCCGCGCGCCAACGCACGCGGCTCAAGCGCGACCTTAACCAGCTGCGCAAGGAATACGCCGAGGACACCGCGTTGGGTGCGCGCCGGACGACCATCGAAGAGGCCGCCCCTGCTGTCGAGTTCAGCATGGACGCCATGATCGAGAAGGAACCGGTGACGGTAATCCTGTCGCAGAAAGGCTGGGTCCGCGGGGCCAAGGGCCACCTTCCGCTGGATCAGGAATTCAAATACAAGGAAGGCGATGCTGAGGCTTTCGTCCTCCACGCCCAGACGACCGACAAGCTGCTGCTGGTAGGGGCCGATGGCCGCGTCTTCACCTTGGGTGCGGACAAACTGCCGGGCGCGCGCGGCTTTGGCGAACCGGTACGCAACACGCTCGACATCGATGCCAGCACGCAGATCGTGTCCGTCATCGTGCACCGCGAAGGGCAGGAAGTCCTGCTGGCAGCAAGTACGGGCAAGGGTTTCGCCGCATCGACCGAAAGCATGCTCGCCGAAACGCGCAAGGGCCGGCAGGTCGTCAATCTGAAGGACGGCGCCAAGCTGGTGGTCGCACGTCCGATTGCCAGCGGGCACGATCATGTTGCCGTGGTCGGCGACAACCGCAAGCTGGTGGTTTTCAACCTGGAAGAAATGCCGCGCCTCGCCAAGGGGCAGGGTGTGAAGCTGCAAAGCTACCGCGATGGCGGACTATCGGACGCGACAACCTTTACGCTTGAAGAAGGCCTCAGCTGGACGATGGGCGGCAAGGGCGACCGAACCCGTACCGAAGGCGATATGTGGCAATGGAAGGTCGCGCGCGGCGGCGCAGGGCGCCTGCCGCCGCAGGGCTTCCCGCGGGACAACACCTTCGGATAA
- a CDS encoding CCA tRNA nucleotidyltransferase: MTRLPPADWTTRADLASLVAALGAHNARYVGGAVRDTLLGKDIHDIDLATTLVPHAVIDQCKAAGIRTVPTGIDHGTVTAILSGGPIEITTLRRDVSTDGRRATVAFAEEWREDAARRDFTINALYADPDTLEISDYFGGLDDLKARKVRFIGDAHDRIREDHLRILRYFRFQARFGDKPDEEAIAACEELAHTLKGLSRERVAMELLGILALPDPTGAVALMADRGVLGVILPEAKGREQDVFKALVAHEAALGLGADPVRRLASLLPPIATVTEAVAARLRLSRAQRARLICAAERKDSDANAPRALAYEEGIECARDRLLIAGASIDALGDWDVPRLPLKGGEIVARGIDAGPEVARILRAVEARWVAEEFPDQQRVAALLDQELAARKGE; this comes from the coding sequence ATGACCCGCCTGCCGCCAGCCGATTGGACCACCCGCGCAGACCTGGCGAGCCTGGTGGCTGCGCTGGGCGCTCATAATGCGCGCTATGTCGGCGGAGCGGTGCGCGATACCTTGCTCGGCAAGGACATTCACGACATTGATCTGGCCACCACGCTGGTGCCCCATGCAGTGATCGACCAATGCAAGGCTGCGGGTATTCGCACCGTGCCGACGGGAATCGACCACGGCACTGTCACCGCGATCCTCTCAGGCGGGCCGATCGAGATCACGACCCTGCGCCGCGATGTATCGACCGACGGCCGCCGGGCCACCGTCGCCTTTGCCGAGGAATGGCGCGAAGATGCGGCGCGGCGTGATTTCACGATCAACGCGCTCTACGCCGACCCGGATACGCTGGAGATCAGCGATTACTTTGGCGGTCTGGACGATCTGAAAGCACGCAAGGTCCGGTTTATCGGCGATGCGCATGACCGCATTCGCGAAGATCACCTTCGCATCCTGCGATATTTCCGGTTCCAGGCACGCTTCGGAGACAAACCTGACGAAGAAGCTATCGCCGCATGCGAGGAACTTGCCCACACGCTCAAGGGCCTCAGCCGCGAGCGGGTGGCGATGGAATTGCTGGGCATCCTTGCCCTGCCCGACCCCACAGGCGCGGTGGCGCTGATGGCTGATCGCGGTGTGCTTGGGGTTATCCTGCCCGAAGCAAAAGGGCGCGAGCAGGACGTTTTCAAAGCGCTTGTGGCGCACGAAGCTGCCCTGGGCCTGGGCGCAGATCCGGTCAGGCGCCTCGCATCGCTGCTACCCCCGATTGCGACCGTCACCGAAGCTGTTGCCGCTCGCCTCAGACTTTCGCGCGCGCAGCGAGCCAGGCTGATCTGCGCAGCCGAGCGCAAGGACAGCGATGCGAATGCCCCACGCGCCCTGGCATATGAAGAAGGAATAGAGTGCGCCCGTGACCGCCTGCTGATCGCCGGCGCGAGTATCGATGCTCTTGGTGATTGGGATGTCCCACGCCTGCCGCTCAAGGGCGGCGAAATTGTTGCACGCGGCATCGATGCGGGCCCCGAAGTGGCGCGAATCCTGCGTGCCGTTGAAGCCCGTTGGGTGGCCGAAGAATTCCCGGATCAACAGCGCGTGGCCGCATTGCTCGACCAGGAATTGGCGGCTCGCAAGGGCGAATAA
- a CDS encoding CoA pyrophosphatase, with protein sequence MSALFDRLTHLFEQGHSAPSPELLSDHRFADLERTADAAVLIAVTDRENPTVLLTQRPRTMRDHPGQVAFPGGKLDDGENPVDAALREAWEELGIARDHVRVIGTTDRYQTGTGFDITPVLATVPHDLPIRPDAREVESWFEAPLSLLMQPDNWRENEVFWKGAMRRYYEMDHAGYRIWGVTAAICINLSRRLAWTD encoded by the coding sequence ATGAGTGCGCTGTTCGACCGCCTTACGCATTTGTTCGAGCAGGGTCATTCTGCACCCTCTCCCGAGCTGCTGAGCGATCACCGGTTCGCCGATCTTGAACGGACGGCGGATGCCGCGGTGCTGATCGCAGTGACAGACCGCGAAAATCCAACCGTCCTGCTCACGCAGCGCCCGCGCACCATGCGCGATCATCCCGGCCAGGTGGCCTTCCCCGGCGGCAAGCTGGATGACGGCGAAAACCCGGTCGATGCCGCACTGCGCGAAGCGTGGGAAGAATTGGGTATCGCCCGGGACCATGTGCGCGTGATCGGTACGACCGATCGCTACCAGACCGGAACCGGCTTCGACATTACGCCCGTGCTGGCCACTGTGCCGCATGATCTGCCCATTCGCCCCGACGCGCGCGAAGTCGAAAGCTGGTTCGAGGCGCCGCTGTCGCTGCTTATGCAGCCGGACAACTGGCGCGAGAACGAAGTGTTCTGGAAAGGCGCGATGCGGCGGTATTACGAGATGGATCACGCTGGCTACCGGATCTGGGGCGTGACCGCTGCAATCTGCATCAACCTGTCGCGGCGGCTGGCATGGACCGATTGA
- a CDS encoding DUF1285 domain-containing protein has protein sequence MVYTPPPELAGLSLAQIAEQVEARKLPPVEQWSPEETGDSHMRIVADGTWLHEGSPISRPAMVRAFAGLLRREDDGQYWLVTPFQKLTIEVEDACFIATDVQQAEGNLAFRINTDELVVAGPDNGIRAAGDRDAPSIYLHVRRGCEARLNRSTYEQLAKISLDEGDDWSVESGAESFSLLPA, from the coding sequence ATGGTCTATACCCCTCCCCCCGAACTCGCCGGATTGTCGCTCGCGCAGATTGCCGAACAGGTCGAGGCACGAAAGTTGCCTCCGGTCGAGCAATGGTCGCCCGAAGAGACTGGCGACAGCCATATGCGCATCGTGGCCGACGGGACGTGGCTGCATGAAGGAAGCCCGATCTCGCGCCCCGCGATGGTGCGTGCATTCGCCGGCCTTTTGCGGCGTGAGGATGATGGCCAATACTGGCTGGTGACCCCGTTCCAGAAGCTGACAATCGAGGTGGAGGACGCCTGTTTCATCGCGACGGATGTGCAGCAGGCCGAGGGCAATCTGGCATTCCGGATCAACACGGACGAATTGGTGGTCGCCGGACCGGACAACGGAATTCGCGCGGCTGGCGATAGGGATGCCCCGTCTATCTACCTCCACGTTCGGCGCGGATGCGAAGCCCGCCTCAATCGCTCTACCTACGAACAGCTGGCAAAAATCTCCCTCGACGAGGGTGACGACTGGTCGGTTGAAAGCGGCGCGGAGAGCTTTTCGCTGCTGCCTGCATGA
- a CDS encoding GNAT family N-acetyltransferase gives MATIVPLSAIDPALIEQLLDVTFGEQRHARTAYRIREEMQPLEALSFAALDDDEYLAGSIQLWPVALVDPDGRPHPMIMVGPVAVMPGRQGEGFGKALMAASLGAIDSGFETGAMPLPQVMIGDPDYYGRWDFTAQHTAGWHCPGPFEKHRLLVRTNNPAVLPQTGMLGPWGA, from the coding sequence ATGGCGACCATTGTCCCCCTTTCAGCGATTGATCCCGCGCTGATCGAGCAATTGCTCGACGTGACGTTCGGGGAGCAGCGTCATGCCCGGACCGCCTACCGTATCCGCGAAGAGATGCAGCCGCTCGAGGCCCTGAGCTTCGCGGCACTGGACGACGATGAATATCTCGCGGGGAGCATCCAGCTATGGCCGGTTGCGCTGGTCGATCCCGATGGCCGCCCTCACCCGATGATCATGGTCGGCCCCGTGGCTGTCATGCCGGGACGCCAGGGCGAAGGGTTCGGCAAGGCCTTGATGGCCGCCAGCCTCGGGGCGATCGATAGCGGGTTCGAAACAGGCGCGATGCCTTTGCCGCAGGTGATGATTGGCGATCCCGATTATTACGGCCGCTGGGATTTTACCGCACAGCATACTGCGGGCTGGCATTGCCCCGGCCCTTTTGAAAAGCATCGCCTTCTGGTCCGCACGAATAATCCCGCCGTCCTGCCGCAGACCGGAATGCTCGGCCCCTGGGGCGCTTAG
- a CDS encoding PQQ-dependent sugar dehydrogenase — translation MKRLSKLAATLSPVALLASCGSGYSTEGGSEAVSTPAPTELDFAITEHGSFNEPWASAFLPGTRMLFITEKSGSIKFKDLASGRLGTVSGVPAVDYGGQGGLGDIAFLPSEAGRDSSDRTIYLSWVEAGEDDTRGAVVGRGQLLCLQADECSIEGLKVIWRQAPKVTGRGHYSHRIIFSPDQQYMYVTSGDRQKMQPAQDASNTLGTIVRLNLDGTPSAGNPLAAQGSPSDQIWSWGHRNLLGIDFDASGQLWEIEHGPAGGDELNLVKKGANYGWPVRSDGDHYDGANIPDHTADDGFEKFAINWTPVIAPGNMVFYRGDLFDGMKGDLLISGLKTKALIRVEVDGEDAREVARYDMDNRIRSVIEGPDGALWVLEDGEGGRLLELRPE, via the coding sequence ATGAAGCGCCTATCGAAACTTGCCGCCACCCTATCGCCAGTGGCGCTGCTCGCAAGCTGCGGCAGCGGGTACTCCACCGAAGGCGGCAGTGAAGCCGTATCAACACCTGCGCCAACGGAACTCGATTTCGCGATCACCGAACACGGCAGCTTCAACGAACCATGGGCCTCGGCATTCCTGCCAGGAACCAGAATGCTCTTCATCACCGAGAAAAGCGGTTCGATCAAATTCAAGGATCTTGCAAGCGGCAGGCTGGGTACCGTCAGCGGCGTTCCCGCAGTCGACTACGGCGGTCAGGGCGGCCTTGGCGATATCGCATTCCTGCCCAGTGAGGCCGGGCGGGACAGCTCTGACCGCACGATCTATCTCAGCTGGGTCGAGGCCGGCGAAGACGATACGCGCGGCGCAGTCGTTGGACGCGGTCAGCTCCTTTGCCTGCAAGCCGACGAATGCAGCATCGAAGGGCTGAAAGTCATCTGGCGTCAGGCCCCCAAGGTCACCGGCCGAGGTCACTACTCGCACCGCATCATTTTCAGCCCGGACCAACAGTATATGTACGTCACCAGCGGCGACCGGCAGAAGATGCAGCCAGCCCAAGACGCCTCAAACACGCTCGGCACGATCGTTCGCCTCAATCTCGACGGTACTCCGTCCGCCGGCAATCCGCTTGCGGCACAGGGCAGCCCAAGCGACCAGATCTGGTCATGGGGCCACCGCAACCTCCTCGGCATCGACTTCGATGCCAGCGGGCAGCTGTGGGAAATCGAGCATGGTCCCGCCGGCGGAGACGAGCTTAACCTCGTGAAGAAAGGTGCCAATTATGGTTGGCCAGTGCGTTCGGATGGTGACCACTATGATGGCGCGAACATTCCCGACCACACCGCAGACGACGGGTTCGAGAAGTTTGCGATCAACTGGACCCCGGTGATCGCGCCCGGAAACATGGTTTTCTATCGCGGCGATCTGTTCGACGGCATGAAAGGCGACCTGCTGATTTCGGGCCTCAAGACCAAGGCGCTGATCCGCGTCGAGGTGGACGGCGAGGATGCCCGCGAAGTGGCCCGCTATGACATGGATAACCGGATCCGTTCGGTCATCGAAGGTCCGGACGGCGCGCTTTGGGTGCTGGAAGATGGCGAAGGCGGACGCCTGCTGGAACTGCGCCCCGAATAA
- a CDS encoding ribonuclease HII, producing MFSSTPKSGLGQAPLIIGVDEAGRGPLAGPVVAAAVVLCSAYPDGLDDSKKLSAARRSNLEPQILETCAWGLGVVDVEEIDRINIFQATMLAMTIAVSRVVDVLAAEPEAILIDGNQTPKGRCDDWRWPARSIVGGDGKEKSIGAASILAKEYRDRVMREAAAAHPHYGWERNMGYGTREHIEALRTYGPTPLHRRSFAPVSQMEMFA from the coding sequence ATGTTTTCTTCAACTCCCAAATCGGGCCTCGGCCAGGCACCGCTGATAATCGGCGTAGACGAGGCAGGTCGCGGACCGCTTGCCGGTCCGGTCGTCGCGGCCGCAGTGGTGCTGTGCTCAGCATATCCCGACGGCCTTGATGACTCCAAAAAGCTTAGCGCGGCGCGGCGTTCCAATTTGGAGCCGCAAATCCTCGAAACATGTGCCTGGGGGCTCGGCGTGGTGGATGTGGAGGAGATCGACCGGATCAACATTTTCCAGGCGACCATGCTGGCGATGACGATCGCCGTGTCTCGCGTAGTCGATGTGCTCGCAGCCGAACCGGAGGCCATACTGATAGACGGAAATCAGACACCGAAGGGCCGCTGCGACGATTGGCGCTGGCCGGCCCGCTCCATTGTTGGCGGCGACGGAAAGGAAAAATCGATCGGCGCCGCGTCCATTCTAGCCAAGGAATACCGCGACCGCGTCATGCGCGAAGCCGCGGCGGCACATCCCCACTACGGGTGGGAGCGCAACATGGGTTACGGAACGCGCGAGCACATCGAAGCATTGCGAACATATGGACCGACGCCGCTGCACCGCCGCAGCTTTGCGCCGGTGTCCCAGATGGAGATGTTCGCGTGA
- a CDS encoding oxidoreductase codes for MTFAFSDIPDQSGKTAIVTGANTGIGLEIARGLSRKGARVILACRDGDKAKAAIDDIASGPEQSDLDFLQLDLADLASIRDAAEHAKNEKKIDILIDNAGIMIPPLSHAIGGAESQFAVNHLGHFALVGLLLDKLARDGGARIVTQSSIAHKGAKIDFDNLDARRGYSRTKFYGQSKLANLLFALELDRRLRAANSPVVSIACHPGVAQTELTRHLGIMGSVFGPLIGLALNSAADGALPALQAATDPQAEGGDYYGSWGFREMSGKVSGKAYATRTARDPLLAARLWDKSIEMTGIDPGLAPAEG; via the coding sequence GTGACTTTCGCTTTTTCCGATATTCCCGACCAGAGCGGCAAGACCGCAATCGTTACCGGTGCCAATACCGGCATCGGACTGGAGATCGCTCGCGGCCTCTCGCGCAAGGGTGCACGTGTAATCCTGGCGTGCCGCGATGGTGACAAGGCCAAGGCCGCGATCGACGATATCGCCAGTGGCCCGGAACAGTCCGATCTCGATTTCCTCCAACTCGATCTCGCCGATCTCGCATCGATCCGCGATGCGGCAGAGCACGCGAAGAACGAGAAGAAGATCGATATCCTGATCGACAATGCCGGTATCATGATCCCACCGCTCAGCCATGCCATCGGCGGCGCTGAATCGCAGTTTGCGGTCAATCATCTCGGACATTTCGCACTCGTCGGACTCCTGCTGGACAAGCTGGCGCGGGACGGCGGTGCCCGTATCGTCACCCAGTCATCCATCGCTCACAAGGGCGCAAAGATCGACTTCGACAATCTCGACGCGCGCCGCGGCTATTCGCGAACGAAGTTCTACGGGCAGAGCAAGCTGGCAAACCTGCTGTTCGCGCTGGAATTGGACCGCCGGCTCAGGGCGGCGAATTCGCCCGTGGTTTCCATCGCCTGCCACCCGGGCGTCGCGCAGACGGAATTGACCCGCCACCTTGGCATCATGGGCAGCGTCTTTGGACCGCTGATTGGCCTTGCCCTCAATTCGGCAGCAGACGGCGCGCTTCCCGCATTGCAGGCGGCGACCGATCCCCAAGCCGAGGGCGGGGACTATTACGGATCATGGGGTTTCCGCGAAATGAGCGGCAAGGTTTCCGGCAAGGCCTATGCCACGCGAACCGCCCGCGATCCGCTGCTTGCCGCAAGGCTGTGGGACAAGTCGATCGAGATGACCGGCATCGATCCCGGGCTCGCCCCCGCAGAGGGCTGA